The Pseudomonas sp. TH06 genome contains the following window.
CCGGCTTCGAGGATTTCCTCGAAGTGCGCCTGGCGGTGAACAATCCTGATTTGTCCAATCAGGCGCTGAGCGACGTCGTCGATCTGCCGTTACATGAACGAGCCGAGCGCAATGTACGCAGCCGTCCCAACCGCCACACTGAGAAAGAGGTTTTTGCTGAAATACGCACATAACAACGTCGGAATCGCTGCATAGAATTCCGGGCGATCGAGCTGTATGTGCTGATCCTTGATCAACAAGGGAGTCAGGCTGATCGCAGCGACGATCGCCACCGGCAAGTACTCCAGCGCCCGCGCCACGAACGGCGGCCAGTGCTCGGTGTTGACTTGCAGTGGCAAGGCGCGCGGTAGGAAGGTCACTGCCATCATCAGCGCGACCACCAGAATCAGGAACGTTTGGTCAGGCATACACCCACTCCGCAGCCCACAAACGTGGCGATAAACACATTAAACGGCGAGCTGCCGACCAGGCTCAGCGCGCCCATGCAAATCACTGCTGCAGCGGCTGCAATCATTTTGTTGCGGGTATTACACAGCGACACCAGCACATAGAGCATCATCGCCGTCAGCGCATAATCGAGCTGATATTTGATCAAGTGCGCGGCGTACTGCGCGCACACAGCGCCGAGCAGGCCGCCAAGCACCCATGACGTGTGGCAGAAAAGGTTGAAGCCAATCAGATAACGCACGTTTACCGGTGCGCCAGTGCCGAGTTTTACGCTGTGGAAAGCGAAGGATTCGTCGGTCAGACCGCCGGCGTAACACCAGCGCTCCACGCGACTGAGGCCCAAGGCGCGCAGGGCTTTGGCCATGTATACCGACATCAGCATGTGTCGCGCATTGATCAGGAAAGTGGTCAGCACAATGGTGGTCAGCGACGCACCACTGGAGATCAACGCCAGTGCAGCGAATTGTGAAGCGCCGGCGTACACGAACAGACACATCGCCACGGGCAACCACATGGGCAGCCCGGCGTTAACGGCCATCAAGCCGAATACAAATGACACCGTGAAATACCCGGCCACCACCGGGCTGGCTTCGGCAAACGTGCGCGACGGCTGATGGTTGACCATCAGCGGCGCACTGCCGGACGTTTCATTCATAGATCCCTCTCAAATGTCCGTTCGCCATGAGGCTCGCAAAAACCCTGGGCAGCCCAGAATCGTTTGCCCGCGAGGTTAGCATCGTCGACGAACAGAAACATCCGCAACACCCCCACCCTTTTCATGTCCGACGACGCTGCTTCAACCAGACGTTGACCGACGCCCTGGCTGCGATAGCGCGGGCTGACGGCCAGATGATTGATCGTGCCACGGCTGCCGAGCATGCCGCCGAGCACCGCGCCGACGATTTCGCCGGCCACGTCGAACGCCAGATAGGCGGTAGTGGTTTTCTGGATCAGCACGCTGCGCAGGCACTTGGCGTCTTGCCATTCGCAGAACGACACTTCGTCGAACTGGCGAAAAAAGCGCTCCATGCGCTGCGCATCCTTGGCGGTGGCGCGGCGCAGCACCACCGGCGTCGAGCACTCGACGCCGTCGATTGGGGTGATCTGATTAGCGAACAATGTCGAAAGCGGTCCCGGGCCGCGAGAAAGAAATCGCCAGAATCTGCCGGTACGCCATGGCATGGGTGTGAGTATTACGCGCCGGAGTCACGTAGTGGCGCATGTCGCGATCGAGGAAGTACGTGGTATCGAGGATTTCCTGGTAGGTGGTCGACGCCAGTTGATGCTCGTGGATGTCGTACAAACGACTCTCGGCCCCCTCGACATTGTTGCGGCCCCAGAAGTGCACACCGCTGAACGGATAGCCGTCGCAGTGAATCCCTTCCGGGGTGATTTCAAGTTGTTTGCCGGGTTTGATCTCGATGCGGATCTGATGAATCTGGCATTGCCAGATTTCATCGTGCAGTTCTTCCGGCAAGACGCTTTTGTACACTTCAAAATCGGTATCGATCAGGCTGCGCATGACGGGCGATTCGATGACTTCATCGGAGAAGTCCTGGAAGTGCCGCACCAGGCCGCCCACATAGGCGTTGTTTTCCTTGGATTGCACGTACGCGCGATGCTCAAGTTGTTTCAGTTCGCGTGTCTTGGGGTTGTACTCAAAGTCGCTGTAACGACGGTAACGCATGCCGGCTTCGGCCTGACCGTAGTAGCTGTCAGGCTCCATGTTTTCCCAACTTTTGGTCAGTCTGACGAAGTCGGCAAAATGACCGTAGAGATTGAAGTCACCACCCTGGACGTTGACATATTTGTCGCGCCGTAGCGATTCGCCCACTTCTCTGTTCAAAACGATCATTACCAAATTCTCCGCTGCGTTGAGCGGCCTAATCTATTAGGTGGAGAATTTGCGTCCATGAGAAAGAATTTCAGGCATTTAAAGCCCTGTTTGAAACGGCGTTTGAAGCACCCTGAAAACAACTTTCACATGACAAAAACACGGGTTTTTTCCGGTTTTCATCGAAAAACCGTCGAAAAAAAACCCCGAACCGGTCGGGGCTTTTCTCATGTTTCTTACACTTGATCAGGCATCAGAAGATGTTGATCGGGTAATCCACGAACACACGCAGCTCGTTGCCGCTGCTGTTGTAGTCGGCGGATTTCTGCGAAACGCGCAGAATCGAGCTACGCAACTTCACGCTGAGGTCTTTGGCCGGACCACTTTGCACAACGTATTTGATCTGGTTGAAGATCTCACGCTCGGTACCGCCGGTGGTGGTCGCGGTGGTGATATTGTCGCCACGCACGTAAGCGACGTTGTAGCTCAGACCCGGTACGCCGAATGCGCCGAAGTCCAGACCGTAGCCCAGCTGCCAGCTGCGCTCGTCTTCAGCGTTGAAGTCCGACCAGTAGGAGTTGGCAAGGTAGATGGTGTTGCCACCGTCGCCGACACGACCCTGGTCTTTCTGGTAGCCGCCGTAGGCGTAGCCCAGGTTGCTATCGCCAGTGGAACGCTGATGCGCCACGGTGAACGAGTGCGGGCCGGTCGCGAACGTCGCTGCCAGGCTCCAGATCTTGTTGTCGTCACCGGTAGCACCAGTCTGACGGACGTAGGAGTCGTCCAGCTTGGTGCGATAGCCGTTGAAGTCCAGAGTCAGGGATTGATCCTTGTTGATCGGGAACACGTAGTTGGCGTTCACGTATTGCTTCTTCAGCACGTCTTCAACATCGGAAGCGTACAGCGCAGCCTTGAACCGTTCGGTGAACTGGTAGCTACCGCCCAACACGTTGATCGACTTCAGACCACCACTGTCACGGCCTTCAGCGCTCTTGCGCGATTCAGCGGTGAAGCGACCGGCGTTCAGCTCCAGGCCTTTGATCTCTTTGGAAGTGATCAAAGTACCGGTGTAGCTTTCTGGCAGCAGGCGCGAGTTGTCGTAGTTCAGCACCGGCAGGGCCGGCATCTGGTCGCCGTAGGTCAGCGTGGTGCTGGACAGACGGAATTTGACCGCCGCGCCACCCTTGGACAGGTCGTTGGCCGGGTGGCCACTGTCGCCCTTCTTGAAGAAGTCGATACCTTGGGCGCCGCTACGATCTTCGCTGCGCTCCAGGTTCAGTGCGTATAGACCGAAGGCATCCACACCGACACCCACGGTGCCCTGGGTGAAACCGGACGAGAACGTACCGATGGCCGCTTGGCCCCACTCGGATTTATCTTTGTTACCGTCTTTGTAGTCACGATTGATGTAGGCATTGCGCAGCAGCACTTTCAGGCTGCTGTCTTCTTGAAACCCCTTGGACTCGGCCTGGTCGTTAGCCATGGCCGAAGTGGCGCTCAACATCCCCAATGCGATCAGACTGATCCGCTTGTTCAACATTTTGTTTTCCTTATTACGGGTTGAAACGCGCTGTGTCGAACGGCTGAAACGGCGCTTATTGCACTCTTTTATTCACCCCGAAACAAAAAGACCCGCCCACGACAATGCCATGGCGGGCCTGCTCCTTATTTTGAGTCATGGCGGTTGGCCACAGGCGTTGGGCCGAATCGTAGCTGCGCCCCGAACTATGTGTCAATTTCAAGAATCGTCTTTAAATAGGCAAAAATCGTCTAAGAATCGTAAATTTTGCGCTGACTCCTTGCTCTGAAATGCCGCCAGCCAGTGAATCAAGGCGTTTCACGCACAGCCATCAAGGCCGCAGAGCGCTGACGATTCGCCCGCCTCATCGACCTCAACGGCCTCCCCTAACCAATCGGCGAAGGCTTGTGGCTTGCCCAACCAGGGGCTGATGTCGATCAACGTGAACTGCCCGTCCCGTTCTAGTGCGAACGTCGGAAAACCCTGGCCGCCAAGTTGAGCCAACAGTGCGCGACTGGCTTTTATATGTTGTTCGGTATCCACGGATTTGAACGCCGTGTGAAACACTTCACCGGCATAGCCCATCTGACCGGCGAGTTCGACAAGTACAGACTCATCGGCAATCCGCCGCCCTTCCAGGTAATGCGCCGTTTGCAAACACCCGAGTAGCTCAAGACCTCGACCGTCGACTGACTCTGCCGCCATGACGGCAGCGATCGGTGGCGTCGAATCGAAAACCGCCGTGTCATCACGCAGCAAGCCTTCGAAATAGGCCTCGCCAAAGGGTTGTCCGGTGTATTCGCCAATGCGCCGATCATGGGGCATGACGTAATTGCGCAATTGCGGCGAGACGCGCTGGCGGTTGGCGCCACTCATCATCCCGCCCGCATGCGCGATCACTCGCAGTACTGGCTGTGCCGCCTGGACCAAGGGTTTGGCGCCGTAGCACCAGCCGCACAGCGGATCGTAAATGTAGTGAAGGATCATCAGTAAGCTCCGGCAGGAAAGTGGGAAACATCGATGCCGGCAGACTAGTCCTCAACTTGTTGCGGAAAAACGCCGGAATGGCTTTCAGTCTGTTTCGTGAATCGGACGAATTGTCCGAACGGTCAGATTGTGTCCGATAAGACACAAATTGAAACAATCGAGCCAAGGAACTTTTCAAGAATAATTAACGAAAGTAAATAGCAAGCATTACCATCCGCATCCCCTACACGCTACAGCCCAAAATTCCTACGGATGTTTTCTGCAAATGCCTGCCCCATCGCGCTTTAGTTCCTACAGCATTGGTCTTTCTGCTCTGCTCTCCGCCGGTTTTTCCTACGCATCTCCTACGATATTGCCGGCAACGGCGATTAGTGCCGAGTCCGAAATCGACAGCGAAGACCCGCGCGTAAAAGTCAGCAACACCGCAACCCGCACATCGACTCCGGTGCGCTACGTACCGCAGGCCATTGATTCGATCAAGACGTCGAACGTTGCCAACTACGGCACCAACGACATCGGCGATGCCTTGAGCGGCATGCCCAACGTCAGCAGCAGCGCCGATACGCGTTTCGACAGCCTGCGCATTCGCGGCTTCGACGCCAGCAACGACTTCTATCTGGACGGCATCCGCGACGACAGCCAATACAAGCGCGACCTGCACAACATCGAACGCGTTGAGGTGCTCAAAGGTCCGGCCGCCGTGTTGTACGGCCGTGGCAGTCAGGGCGGAATCGTCAACCGCGTCAGCAAGGCGCCTGAAGCAGGCCGTCGCTCGACCATCGAAGCCCAAGGCGGTAGCGAAGATTTGCGCAGCCTTTACGCCGACCTCAGCACTGATCCGAGCGAAAACATCAGCCTGCGTCTGAACATGGGCAACATGGATGAAAACAGTTTCCGCGACGGCGTCAGCGGCAACCGCCAACTGTTCGCACCGTCGATGAGCTGGCAACTGACCCCCGACCTGAGTTGGCTGGTGCAATACGAATACAGCCGCTACAACCGCACGCCAGATCGCGGCATTCCGGGTGTCAACGGACGTCCGGCCGATGTCGGCCGCGACACAACCTATGGCAACGATCACGACTTCATCGACGACAAGTCGCAATCGCTGCGTTCGAAACTCACCTACGAGATCAACGACAACTGGCAACTGCGCCAGACCCTCGGTGTGTTCAAGCTCGACAGTGATTTCGACAACACCTACCTGACCGGTTACACCCCGTCGACCAACAAGGTGACACGCCAGCACTGGCAGCAGGACCTGACCACCCGCAACGTCTACAACTACCTTGAGCTGGAAGGCGGTTTCGACACGTTTGGCCTGGAGCATCGCCTGTTGACCGGCGTCGAGATCGGTAGCCAGCGCCGCGATCCGAAGCTGTACAACGCCGCGACCGGCAAGACTCCGGGCGCGCAGCCTGTGCCGTCACTTGACCTGTTCAACCCCAACCGCGAGCTGCGCCATACGGGCAGCATGCAAGTATTCAGTGACAGCCACACCGAAGTCGAAAGCCGTGCGGTGTATGTGCAGGATCAACTGCGCCTGAACGATCAGTGGCAATTGCTCGGCGGCTTGCGCTACGACACGTTTGATATCGAGTCGACCAACAAACTCAAGAACATTTCCGAAGACCGCGACAGCCACAGCACCAGCCCACGCGTGGGCCTGGTCTGGACGCCGTTGCAGAATCACTCGTTCTACGCCTCCTGGTCGAAGACCTTCTCGCCGGTGGGCGGCGGTCTGATCGGCATCACCCCGGGTGCGGCCGGCAACACCAACGACCTGAGCCCCGAGCTGACCAAGCAAAAAGAAATCGGTGTGAAGAGTGATTGGCTCAATGATCGTTTGAGCACCACGCTGGCGATCTATGACCTCGAGCTCTACAACCGCCGCACCAGCGATCCAAATGATCCGACGCTGACGGTGATGTCCGGCCTGCAACGTTCACGCGGGATCGAACTGACCGCCACCGGTAACATCGTCGGTAACTGGTACATGCGCGGTGGTATCGGTATGCAAGATGCGAAAATTGAAAAGGACAACAACGGTCTGGAAGGCAAACGCATCAACAACGTTGCCAAGCACAACGGCAGCCTGTTCCTGACCTGGAAACCGGAAATGGGCTGGTACGGCGAAACCGGTTTGACCCTTGTTGGCCAACGTTATGCCGATAACGCCAATACCACGGTGCTGCCGGGTTATGGCCGTTGGGATGCGCTGGTCGGTTATCGCTTCAAGGACTGGGATCTGCGCACGGCACTCAACAACATCACCGATCGCGAGTATTACGCGTCGGCGACCAGCCAGTATCAGATCCAGCCGGGCGCACCGCGCAGCGTGGTGATGACCGGTACCTATTCCTTCTGATTCAACCCAATACCTGTAGGAGTGAGCCTGCTCGCGATAGCGGTGTGTCAGTTGATATTTATGGCGACTGACAGATAGCAATCGCGAGCAGGCTCACTCCTACAAAGGGTTTTGTGTCGTGCATAAAAAAGCGCCGCCATCCCGGCAGCGCTTTCAATAATCCCTGTTGTTTTTCTTATCCTTCCATCACAGCCCATAACGCTTCCAGTTCGGCCTCGCTGAACAGGCCAGCGGGGTAGCGCTCGATCATCATCCGGCGCGGATCAGCTTCCCTGATCTGACGCGTTCCATTGGACTTCAAAAAGTGCGCGACAATCTGGAGCGATTCGCCGTTTACGGCCATGGGATGCAACGTCCGCTCGCTGACTACGTTCACTTCGGCGTTCATTTCAGCGCTCTCTCCCCGTTCGTGAGCGGCTAAGTTATCCAAGGTTTATGACAGAACTGTTGAAGTTCCTCCCTCTCCCTAGTGCCCCTGGACCGATACAAGAGCTATGCCAAGGTTTCCGATTTGTCGACAAGCGGATACAAAGAAGCCCGCAGTCCTTGCGGGCTGCGGGCTTGTTCACTTACATAGCGAGCTAATCATTGCCCGGCTGATTTGTTAATCAACTCAAGCTGTTACGACTCAACTCACTCTTTGTGCGGCGCTGGCTGCTGTTGGGTCAGGCAGTGAATATTGCCGCCACCCAGTAACAGTTCACGGCCCGGCACCATCACCACTTCGTGTTGCGGGAACAGGTTCTGCAGGATTTCCCGGGCCGGAGCATCCATCGGATCATCAAAGCTAGGAGCGATGATGCCGCCGTTGACGATCAGGAAGTTCACGTAGGAGCCGGCCAGGCGCACGGACGGATTACGCTCCTGCGTACCGTCCACCGGATCAACACCGGCGCACTCTTCTTCAGTGGCGAACAGCGGCCCCGGAATCGGCATCTTGTGCACCGTGAATGGGCGTCCCTTGGCGTCAGTGCTGCTTTCCAGCACTTTCATCGCCGCTTGGCAGCGCGGGTAGTTCGGACCCTGTGGATCATCGGTCCACGCCAGCAACACTTCGCCCGGACGCACGTAGCAGCAGAAGTTATCCACATGACCGTCGGTTTCGTCGTTGAACAAACCGTCCGGCAGCCAGATGATTTTATCCACAGACAGATTGGCGCTGAGCACCGCTTCGATTTCTTCGCGGCCCAGGTGCGGGTTGCGATTGCGGTTGAGCAGGCATTCTTCGGTGGTGATCAGAGTGCCTTCGCCGTCGACGTGAATCGAGCCGCCCTCAAGCACAAAACCTTCGGTGCGATAACGCGGGCTGCGCTCGATTTCGAGGATCTTGCCGCCGACCTGCGAATCACGATTCCACGGCGAATAGAGACCGCCGTCGAAACCACCCCAGGCGTTGAAGTCCCAGTTCACACCGCGCACTTCGCCGCTGTTGTTGATGACGAACGTCGGGCCGCTGTCGCGTACCCAGGCGTCATCGCTGGACATTTCGACCACGCGAATATTCGGCACGTCGAGACGTGCGCGGGCGTTTTCGT
Protein-coding sequences here:
- a CDS encoding AzlD domain-containing protein, with protein sequence MPDQTFLILVVALMMAVTFLPRALPLQVNTEHWPPFVARALEYLPVAIVAAISLTPLLIKDQHIQLDRPEFYAAIPTLLCAYFSKNLFLSVAVGTAAYIALGSFM
- a CDS encoding AzlC family ABC transporter permease; the protein is MNETSGSAPLMVNHQPSRTFAEASPVVAGYFTVSFVFGLMAVNAGLPMWLPVAMCLFVYAGASQFAALALISSGASLTTIVLTTFLINARHMLMSVYMAKALRALGLSRVERWCYAGGLTDESFAFHSVKLGTGAPVNVRYLIGFNLFCHTSWVLGGLLGAVCAQYAAHLIKYQLDYALTAMMLYVLVSLCNTRNKMIAAAAAVICMGALSLVGSSPFNVFIATFVGCGVGVCLTKRS
- a CDS encoding GNAT family N-acetyltransferase, with the protein product MERFFRQFDEVSFCEWQDAKCLRSVLIQKTTTAYLAFDVAGEIVGAVLGGMLGSRGTINHLAVSPRYRSQGVGQRLVEAASSDMKRVGVLRMFLFVDDANLAGKRFWAAQGFCEPHGERTFERDL
- a CDS encoding 2OG-Fe dioxygenase family protein, translated to MIVLNREVGESLRRDKYVNVQGGDFNLYGHFADFVRLTKSWENMEPDSYYGQAEAGMRYRRYSDFEYNPKTRELKQLEHRAYVQSKENNAYVGGLVRHFQDFSDEVIESPVMRSLIDTDFEVYKSVLPEELHDEIWQCQIHQIRIEIKPGKQLEITPEGIHCDGYPFSGVHFWGRNNVEGAESRLYDIHEHQLASTTYQEILDTTYFLDRDMRHYVTPARNTHTHAMAYRQILAISFSRPGTAFDIVR
- a CDS encoding OprD family porin, whose protein sequence is MLNKRISLIALGMLSATSAMANDQAESKGFQEDSSLKVLLRNAYINRDYKDGNKDKSEWGQAAIGTFSSGFTQGTVGVGVDAFGLYALNLERSEDRSGAQGIDFFKKGDSGHPANDLSKGGAAVKFRLSSTTLTYGDQMPALPVLNYDNSRLLPESYTGTLITSKEIKGLELNAGRFTAESRKSAEGRDSGGLKSINVLGGSYQFTERFKAALYASDVEDVLKKQYVNANYVFPINKDQSLTLDFNGYRTKLDDSYVRQTGATGDDNKIWSLAATFATGPHSFTVAHQRSTGDSNLGYAYGGYQKDQGRVGDGGNTIYLANSYWSDFNAEDERSWQLGYGLDFGAFGVPGLSYNVAYVRGDNITTATTTGGTEREIFNQIKYVVQSGPAKDLSVKLRSSILRVSQKSADYNSSGNELRVFVDYPINIF
- a CDS encoding DsbA family protein, whose product is MILHYIYDPLCGWCYGAKPLVQAAQPVLRVIAHAGGMMSGANRQRVSPQLRNYVMPHDRRIGEYTGQPFGEAYFEGLLRDDTAVFDSTPPIAAVMAAESVDGRGLELLGCLQTAHYLEGRRIADESVLVELAGQMGYAGEVFHTAFKSVDTEQHIKASRALLAQLGGQGFPTFALERDGQFTLIDISPWLGKPQAFADWLGEAVEVDEAGESSALCGLDGCA
- a CDS encoding TonB-dependent siderophore receptor; the encoded protein is MPAPSRFSSYSIGLSALLSAGFSYASPTILPATAISAESEIDSEDPRVKVSNTATRTSTPVRYVPQAIDSIKTSNVANYGTNDIGDALSGMPNVSSSADTRFDSLRIRGFDASNDFYLDGIRDDSQYKRDLHNIERVEVLKGPAAVLYGRGSQGGIVNRVSKAPEAGRRSTIEAQGGSEDLRSLYADLSTDPSENISLRLNMGNMDENSFRDGVSGNRQLFAPSMSWQLTPDLSWLVQYEYSRYNRTPDRGIPGVNGRPADVGRDTTYGNDHDFIDDKSQSLRSKLTYEINDNWQLRQTLGVFKLDSDFDNTYLTGYTPSTNKVTRQHWQQDLTTRNVYNYLELEGGFDTFGLEHRLLTGVEIGSQRRDPKLYNAATGKTPGAQPVPSLDLFNPNRELRHTGSMQVFSDSHTEVESRAVYVQDQLRLNDQWQLLGGLRYDTFDIESTNKLKNISEDRDSHSTSPRVGLVWTPLQNHSFYASWSKTFSPVGGGLIGITPGAAGNTNDLSPELTKQKEIGVKSDWLNDRLSTTLAIYDLELYNRRTSDPNDPTLTVMSGLQRSRGIELTATGNIVGNWYMRGGIGMQDAKIEKDNNGLEGKRINNVAKHNGSLFLTWKPEMGWYGETGLTLVGQRYADNANTTVLPGYGRWDALVGYRFKDWDLRTALNNITDREYYASATSQYQIQPGAPRSVVMTGTYSF
- the aguA gene encoding agmatine deiminase, whose protein sequence is MTTLKSTPRADGFYMPAEWAAQTQTWMIWPERPDNWRLGGKPAQAAHAAVAKAIARFEPVTVAVSAGQYENARARLDVPNIRVVEMSSDDAWVRDSGPTFVINNSGEVRGVNWDFNAWGGFDGGLYSPWNRDSQVGGKILEIERSPRYRTEGFVLEGGSIHVDGEGTLITTEECLLNRNRNPHLGREEIEAVLSANLSVDKIIWLPDGLFNDETDGHVDNFCCYVRPGEVLLAWTDDPQGPNYPRCQAAMKVLESSTDAKGRPFTVHKMPIPGPLFATEEECAGVDPVDGTQERNPSVRLAGSYVNFLIVNGGIIAPSFDDPMDAPAREILQNLFPQHEVVMVPGRELLLGGGNIHCLTQQQPAPHKE